The following proteins come from a genomic window of Takifugu rubripes chromosome 11, fTakRub1.2, whole genome shotgun sequence:
- the dclk1b gene encoding serine/threonine-protein kinase DCLK1b isoform X3 → MNHSSTEVARSDRRPAASVPSSPQRVLQSCAIMELEHFDERDKAQRYTRRGSRGNGLPSPTHSAHCSLYRTRTLQALISEKKAKKVHFYRNGDRYFKGILYAISQERFGSLEALLADLTRSLSDNVNLPQGVRTIYSVDGRTKITSIDQLVEGESYVCASIEPYKRVDYTKNVNPNWSVGARMAMATRDPCSLGSAKSVCPEGKDGRDFIKPKLVTIIRSGVKPRKAVRILLNKKTAHSFDQVLTDITDAIKLDSGAVKRLYTIDGKLVTCLQDFFAEDDIFFACGPEKFRYQDDFNLDENECRVSKSASYGRLPSLQGRGSPRGGGMSRRSKSPSSTSSANGTAGSQLSTPRSGKSPSPSPTSPASLRRRRGSQHSGSSLSLASTKVCSSMDEGDGPGSEAELMDEHPPIPVSIAERYKVGRTLGDGNFAVVRECVERSTGREYALKVISKNKCRGKEHMIQSEVSILRRVKHPNIVLLIEEIDAHNELYLIMELVKGGDLFDAIISSNKYTERDASCMLFNLASAIKYLHSLNIVHRDIKPENLLVYEHQDGSKSLKLGDFGLATVVNGPLHTVCGTPTYVAPEIIAETGYGLKVDIWAAGVITYILLCGFPPFRGSGDDQEALFQQILQGLLDFPKPYWDNVSDSAKALITGMLQVEMDQRYTAMQVLDHPWVNDDGVSENDNQLSVAGKIKKHFNTGPKLSNTSAGVSVITLQTCPKQLPDSPYSACTPASWSSAGRRVLRAR, encoded by the exons ATGAATCATTCATCGACAGAAGTTGCGCGTTCAGACAGACGTCCTGCAGCCTCCGTCCCGTCCTCGCCTCAAAG gGTATTGCAGAGCTGCGCCATCATGGAGCTGGAGCACTTTGACGAGCGGGACAAAGCTCAGAGGTACACACGGAGGGGTTCCAGAGGGAATGGGCTCCCCAGCCCCACACACAGTGCTCACTGCAGCCTGTACAGAACCAGGACGTTACAAGCCCTGATCTCCGAGAAGAAGGCCAAGAAGGTCCATTTCTACCGTAATGGTGACCGGTACTTTAAAGGGATCTTGTACGCCATTTCTCAGGAGAGGTTTGGCTCCTTGGAAGCGCTACTTGCTGACCTGACAAGATCTTTGTCTGATAACGTTAACTTGCCACAAGGCGTGCGGACCATATACAGCGTTGATGGACGGACAAAGATCACTAGCATAgaccagctggtggagg GCGAGAGCTACGTCTGCGCCTCCATAGAGCCCTATAAGAGGGTGGACTACACAAAGAATGTAAATCCCAACTGGTCCGTCGGTGCCAGGATGGCCATGGCCACCCGTGACCCCTGCTCTCTCGGTAGTGCCAAATCTGTGTGCCCAGAAGGCAAAGACGGCAGAGACTTCATCAAGCCCAAACTGGTGACCATCATCCGCAGTGGAGTGAAGCCTCGCAAGGCCGTCCGGATCCTGCTCAACAAGAAGACCGCACACTCGTTCGACCAGGTCCTGACTGATATCACGGATGCCATCAAGCTGGATTCTGGAGCCGTCAAGAGGCTGTACACCATCGACGGGAAGCTG GTCACCTGTCTTCAGGACTTCTTTGCAGAAGATGATATATTCTTTGCCTGTGGACCTGAGAAGTTCCGTTATCAGGACGACTTTAACCTGGATGAAAATG AATGCAGAGTGTCAAAGTCTGCATCGTACGGCCGCCTCCCCTCTTTGCAGGGCCGTGGTTCTCCCCGAGGTGGAGGAATGTCTCGCAGGAGTAAATCGCCATCATCCACTAGTTCAG CCAATGGCACTGCAGGCAGTCAGCTGTCCACTCCTCGCTCTGGAAAGTCTCCCAGTCCATCTCCCACCAGTCCAGCCAGCCTGAGAAGACGGCGG GGATCCCAGCACAGTGGTTCTTCACTTTCTTTAGCCTCCACGAAGGTTTGCAGCTCCATGGATGAGGGCGATGGTCCCGGCAGTGAAG CGGAGCTGATGGATGagcacccccccatccccgtctCCATAGCAGAGAGGTACAAAGTTGGGAGGACTTTGGGGGACGGAAACTTTGCCGTCGTCCGAGAGTGTGTGGAGCGATCCACAGGGAGAGAATATGCTCTGAAGGTCATCAGCAAGAATAAATGCAGGGGAAAG GAGCACATGATCCAGAGTGAAGTATCCATCCTTCGACGTGTGAAACATCCCAACATTGTGCTTCTGATTGAAGAGATTGATGCTCACAATGAGCTTTACCTCATCATGGAGTTAGTAAAG GGCGGCGATCTCTTTGACGCAATCATCTCCTCTAACAAATACACAGAGCGAGacgccagctgcatgctcttCAACCTGGCCAGCGCCATCAAGTACCTGCACAGCCTCAATATTGTCCACAGAGACATAAAACCAGAAAACCTGTTG GTTTATGAGCATCAAGATGGCAGTAAATCACTGAAGCTCGGTGACTTTGGCTTGGCTACAGTGGTCAACGGGCCTCTCCATACGGTGTGTGGCACGCCCACTTATGTTGCACCAGAGATCATTGCTGAGACGGG ATATGGCCTCAAGGTTGACATCTGGGCAGCTGGTGTGATTACGTACATTCTGCTCTGTGGCTTTCCTCCGTTCCGTGG CAGCGGCGATGACCAGGAAGCGCTCTTCCAGCAGATTTTGCAGGGCCTTCTTGATTTCCCGAAACCTTACTGGGACAATGTGTCTGACAGCGCCAAG GCTCTGATCACTGGGATGCTACAGGTGGAGATGGATCAGAGATATACAGCCATGCAGGTGCTCGACCATCCATGGGTCAAT GATGATGGCGTGTCGGAAAATGACAACCAGTTATCTGTGGCTGGGAAGATCAAGAAGCACTTCAACACAGGGCCCAAGCTCAGCAATACCTCGGCAGGAGTGTCCGTCATCACG TTGCAGACATGCCCAAAACAACTCCCTGACTCCCCATATTCCGCCTGTACACCAGCCTCGTGGAGCTCGGCCGGGCGGCGTGTATTGCGTGCACGCTAA
- the dclk1b gene encoding serine/threonine-protein kinase DCLK1b isoform X2 → MNHSSTEVARSDRRPAASVPSSPQRVLQSCAIMELEHFDERDKAQRYTRRGSRGNGLPSPTHSAHCSLYRTRTLQALISEKKAKKVHFYRNGDRYFKGILYAISQERFGSLEALLADLTRSLSDNVNLPQGVRTIYSVDGRTKITSIDQLVEGESYVCASIEPYKRVDYTKNVNPNWSVGARMAMATRDPCSLGSAKSVCPEGKDGRDFIKPKLVTIIRSGVKPRKAVRILLNKKTAHSFDQVLTDITDAIKLDSGAVKRLYTIDGKLVTCLQDFFAEDDIFFACGPEKFRYQDDFNLDENECRVSKSASYGRLPSLQGRGSPRGGGMSRRSKSPSSTSSANGTAGSQLSTPRSGKSPSPSPTSPASLRRRRGSQHSGSSLSLASTKVCSSMDEGDGPGSEAELMDEHPPIPVSIAERYKVGRTLGDGNFAVVRECVERSTGREYALKVISKNKCRGKEHMIQSEVSILRRVKHPNIVLLIEEIDAHNELYLIMELVKGGDLFDAIISSNKYTERDASCMLFNLASAIKYLHSLNIVHRDIKPENLLVYEHQDGSKSLKLGDFGLATVVNGPLHTVCGTPTYVAPEIIAETGYGLKVDIWAAGVITYILLCGFPPFRGGDDQEALFQQILQGLLDFPKPYWDNVSDSAKALITGMLQVEMDQRYTAMQVLDHPWVNDDGVSENDNQLSVAGKIKKHFNTGPKLSNTSAGVSVITTTPLDKERQVFRRRRNQDVKLVPQLPHSVGAGVSHSANFTPSESNPESEDYSPSSADTVRSPISPF, encoded by the exons ATGAATCATTCATCGACAGAAGTTGCGCGTTCAGACAGACGTCCTGCAGCCTCCGTCCCGTCCTCGCCTCAAAG gGTATTGCAGAGCTGCGCCATCATGGAGCTGGAGCACTTTGACGAGCGGGACAAAGCTCAGAGGTACACACGGAGGGGTTCCAGAGGGAATGGGCTCCCCAGCCCCACACACAGTGCTCACTGCAGCCTGTACAGAACCAGGACGTTACAAGCCCTGATCTCCGAGAAGAAGGCCAAGAAGGTCCATTTCTACCGTAATGGTGACCGGTACTTTAAAGGGATCTTGTACGCCATTTCTCAGGAGAGGTTTGGCTCCTTGGAAGCGCTACTTGCTGACCTGACAAGATCTTTGTCTGATAACGTTAACTTGCCACAAGGCGTGCGGACCATATACAGCGTTGATGGACGGACAAAGATCACTAGCATAgaccagctggtggagg GCGAGAGCTACGTCTGCGCCTCCATAGAGCCCTATAAGAGGGTGGACTACACAAAGAATGTAAATCCCAACTGGTCCGTCGGTGCCAGGATGGCCATGGCCACCCGTGACCCCTGCTCTCTCGGTAGTGCCAAATCTGTGTGCCCAGAAGGCAAAGACGGCAGAGACTTCATCAAGCCCAAACTGGTGACCATCATCCGCAGTGGAGTGAAGCCTCGCAAGGCCGTCCGGATCCTGCTCAACAAGAAGACCGCACACTCGTTCGACCAGGTCCTGACTGATATCACGGATGCCATCAAGCTGGATTCTGGAGCCGTCAAGAGGCTGTACACCATCGACGGGAAGCTG GTCACCTGTCTTCAGGACTTCTTTGCAGAAGATGATATATTCTTTGCCTGTGGACCTGAGAAGTTCCGTTATCAGGACGACTTTAACCTGGATGAAAATG AATGCAGAGTGTCAAAGTCTGCATCGTACGGCCGCCTCCCCTCTTTGCAGGGCCGTGGTTCTCCCCGAGGTGGAGGAATGTCTCGCAGGAGTAAATCGCCATCATCCACTAGTTCAG CCAATGGCACTGCAGGCAGTCAGCTGTCCACTCCTCGCTCTGGAAAGTCTCCCAGTCCATCTCCCACCAGTCCAGCCAGCCTGAGAAGACGGCGG GGATCCCAGCACAGTGGTTCTTCACTTTCTTTAGCCTCCACGAAGGTTTGCAGCTCCATGGATGAGGGCGATGGTCCCGGCAGTGAAG CGGAGCTGATGGATGagcacccccccatccccgtctCCATAGCAGAGAGGTACAAAGTTGGGAGGACTTTGGGGGACGGAAACTTTGCCGTCGTCCGAGAGTGTGTGGAGCGATCCACAGGGAGAGAATATGCTCTGAAGGTCATCAGCAAGAATAAATGCAGGGGAAAG GAGCACATGATCCAGAGTGAAGTATCCATCCTTCGACGTGTGAAACATCCCAACATTGTGCTTCTGATTGAAGAGATTGATGCTCACAATGAGCTTTACCTCATCATGGAGTTAGTAAAG GGCGGCGATCTCTTTGACGCAATCATCTCCTCTAACAAATACACAGAGCGAGacgccagctgcatgctcttCAACCTGGCCAGCGCCATCAAGTACCTGCACAGCCTCAATATTGTCCACAGAGACATAAAACCAGAAAACCTGTTG GTTTATGAGCATCAAGATGGCAGTAAATCACTGAAGCTCGGTGACTTTGGCTTGGCTACAGTGGTCAACGGGCCTCTCCATACGGTGTGTGGCACGCCCACTTATGTTGCACCAGAGATCATTGCTGAGACGGG ATATGGCCTCAAGGTTGACATCTGGGCAGCTGGTGTGATTACGTACATTCTGCTCTGTGGCTTTCCTCCGTTCCGTGG CGGCGATGACCAGGAAGCGCTCTTCCAGCAGATTTTGCAGGGCCTTCTTGATTTCCCGAAACCTTACTGGGACAATGTGTCTGACAGCGCCAAG GCTCTGATCACTGGGATGCTACAGGTGGAGATGGATCAGAGATATACAGCCATGCAGGTGCTCGACCATCCATGGGTCAAT GATGATGGCGTGTCGGAAAATGACAACCAGTTATCTGTGGCTGGGAAGATCAAGAAGCACTTCAACACAGGGCCCAAGCTCAGCAATACCTCGGCAGGAGTGTCCGTCATCACG ACCACGCCACTTGATAAAGAGAGGCAAGTTTTCAGACGAAGACGCAACCAGGATGTGAAGCTTGTCCCTCAGCTCCCACACTCTGTGGGTGCTGGTGTCTCCCACAGTGCTAATTTCACCCCGTCTGAGTCCAACCCTGAGTCTGAGGACTATTCACCAAGTTCAGCAGACACCGTGCGTTCACCAATCTCTCCATTTTGA
- the dclk1b gene encoding serine/threonine-protein kinase DCLK1b isoform X1, with translation MNHSSTEVARSDRRPAASVPSSPQRVLQSCAIMELEHFDERDKAQRYTRRGSRGNGLPSPTHSAHCSLYRTRTLQALISEKKAKKVHFYRNGDRYFKGILYAISQERFGSLEALLADLTRSLSDNVNLPQGVRTIYSVDGRTKITSIDQLVEGESYVCASIEPYKRVDYTKNVNPNWSVGARMAMATRDPCSLGSAKSVCPEGKDGRDFIKPKLVTIIRSGVKPRKAVRILLNKKTAHSFDQVLTDITDAIKLDSGAVKRLYTIDGKLVTCLQDFFAEDDIFFACGPEKFRYQDDFNLDENECRVSKSASYGRLPSLQGRGSPRGGGMSRRSKSPSSTSSANGTAGSQLSTPRSGKSPSPSPTSPASLRRRRGSQHSGSSLSLASTKVCSSMDEGDGPGSEAELMDEHPPIPVSIAERYKVGRTLGDGNFAVVRECVERSTGREYALKVISKNKCRGKEHMIQSEVSILRRVKHPNIVLLIEEIDAHNELYLIMELVKGGDLFDAIISSNKYTERDASCMLFNLASAIKYLHSLNIVHRDIKPENLLVYEHQDGSKSLKLGDFGLATVVNGPLHTVCGTPTYVAPEIIAETGYGLKVDIWAAGVITYILLCGFPPFRGSGDDQEALFQQILQGLLDFPKPYWDNVSDSAKALITGMLQVEMDQRYTAMQVLDHPWVNDDGVSENDNQLSVAGKIKKHFNTGPKLSNTSAGVSVITTTPLDKERQVFRRRRNQDVKLVPQLPHSVGAGVSHSANFTPSESNPESEDYSPSSADTVRSPISPF, from the exons ATGAATCATTCATCGACAGAAGTTGCGCGTTCAGACAGACGTCCTGCAGCCTCCGTCCCGTCCTCGCCTCAAAG gGTATTGCAGAGCTGCGCCATCATGGAGCTGGAGCACTTTGACGAGCGGGACAAAGCTCAGAGGTACACACGGAGGGGTTCCAGAGGGAATGGGCTCCCCAGCCCCACACACAGTGCTCACTGCAGCCTGTACAGAACCAGGACGTTACAAGCCCTGATCTCCGAGAAGAAGGCCAAGAAGGTCCATTTCTACCGTAATGGTGACCGGTACTTTAAAGGGATCTTGTACGCCATTTCTCAGGAGAGGTTTGGCTCCTTGGAAGCGCTACTTGCTGACCTGACAAGATCTTTGTCTGATAACGTTAACTTGCCACAAGGCGTGCGGACCATATACAGCGTTGATGGACGGACAAAGATCACTAGCATAgaccagctggtggagg GCGAGAGCTACGTCTGCGCCTCCATAGAGCCCTATAAGAGGGTGGACTACACAAAGAATGTAAATCCCAACTGGTCCGTCGGTGCCAGGATGGCCATGGCCACCCGTGACCCCTGCTCTCTCGGTAGTGCCAAATCTGTGTGCCCAGAAGGCAAAGACGGCAGAGACTTCATCAAGCCCAAACTGGTGACCATCATCCGCAGTGGAGTGAAGCCTCGCAAGGCCGTCCGGATCCTGCTCAACAAGAAGACCGCACACTCGTTCGACCAGGTCCTGACTGATATCACGGATGCCATCAAGCTGGATTCTGGAGCCGTCAAGAGGCTGTACACCATCGACGGGAAGCTG GTCACCTGTCTTCAGGACTTCTTTGCAGAAGATGATATATTCTTTGCCTGTGGACCTGAGAAGTTCCGTTATCAGGACGACTTTAACCTGGATGAAAATG AATGCAGAGTGTCAAAGTCTGCATCGTACGGCCGCCTCCCCTCTTTGCAGGGCCGTGGTTCTCCCCGAGGTGGAGGAATGTCTCGCAGGAGTAAATCGCCATCATCCACTAGTTCAG CCAATGGCACTGCAGGCAGTCAGCTGTCCACTCCTCGCTCTGGAAAGTCTCCCAGTCCATCTCCCACCAGTCCAGCCAGCCTGAGAAGACGGCGG GGATCCCAGCACAGTGGTTCTTCACTTTCTTTAGCCTCCACGAAGGTTTGCAGCTCCATGGATGAGGGCGATGGTCCCGGCAGTGAAG CGGAGCTGATGGATGagcacccccccatccccgtctCCATAGCAGAGAGGTACAAAGTTGGGAGGACTTTGGGGGACGGAAACTTTGCCGTCGTCCGAGAGTGTGTGGAGCGATCCACAGGGAGAGAATATGCTCTGAAGGTCATCAGCAAGAATAAATGCAGGGGAAAG GAGCACATGATCCAGAGTGAAGTATCCATCCTTCGACGTGTGAAACATCCCAACATTGTGCTTCTGATTGAAGAGATTGATGCTCACAATGAGCTTTACCTCATCATGGAGTTAGTAAAG GGCGGCGATCTCTTTGACGCAATCATCTCCTCTAACAAATACACAGAGCGAGacgccagctgcatgctcttCAACCTGGCCAGCGCCATCAAGTACCTGCACAGCCTCAATATTGTCCACAGAGACATAAAACCAGAAAACCTGTTG GTTTATGAGCATCAAGATGGCAGTAAATCACTGAAGCTCGGTGACTTTGGCTTGGCTACAGTGGTCAACGGGCCTCTCCATACGGTGTGTGGCACGCCCACTTATGTTGCACCAGAGATCATTGCTGAGACGGG ATATGGCCTCAAGGTTGACATCTGGGCAGCTGGTGTGATTACGTACATTCTGCTCTGTGGCTTTCCTCCGTTCCGTGG CAGCGGCGATGACCAGGAAGCGCTCTTCCAGCAGATTTTGCAGGGCCTTCTTGATTTCCCGAAACCTTACTGGGACAATGTGTCTGACAGCGCCAAG GCTCTGATCACTGGGATGCTACAGGTGGAGATGGATCAGAGATATACAGCCATGCAGGTGCTCGACCATCCATGGGTCAAT GATGATGGCGTGTCGGAAAATGACAACCAGTTATCTGTGGCTGGGAAGATCAAGAAGCACTTCAACACAGGGCCCAAGCTCAGCAATACCTCGGCAGGAGTGTCCGTCATCACG ACCACGCCACTTGATAAAGAGAGGCAAGTTTTCAGACGAAGACGCAACCAGGATGTGAAGCTTGTCCCTCAGCTCCCACACTCTGTGGGTGCTGGTGTCTCCCACAGTGCTAATTTCACCCCGTCTGAGTCCAACCCTGAGTCTGAGGACTATTCACCAAGTTCAGCAGACACCGTGCGTTCACCAATCTCTCCATTTTGA
- the dclk1b gene encoding serine/threonine-protein kinase DCLK1b isoform X4 — protein MNHSSTEVARSDRRPAASVPSSPQRVLQSCAIMELEHFDERDKAQRYTRRGSRGNGLPSPTHSAHCSLYRTRTLQALISEKKAKKVHFYRNGDRYFKGILYAISQERFGSLEALLADLTRSLSDNVNLPQGVRTIYSVDGRTKITSIDQLVEGESYVCASIEPYKRVDYTKNVNPNWSVGARMAMATRDPCSLGSAKSVCPEGKDGRDFIKPKLVTIIRSGVKPRKAVRILLNKKTAHSFDQVLTDITDAIKLDSGAVKRLYTIDGKLVTCLQDFFAEDDIFFACGPEKFRYQDDFNLDENECRVSKSASYGRLPSLQGRGSPRGGGMSRRSKSPSSTSSANGTAGSQLSTPRSGKSPSPSPTSPASLRRRRGSQHSGSSLSLASTKVCSSMDEGDGPGSEAELMDEHPPIPVSIAERYKVGRTLGDGNFAVVRECVERSTGREYALKVISKNKCRGKEHMIQSEVSILRRVKHPNIVLLIEEIDAHNELYLIMELVKGGDLFDAIISSNKYTERDASCMLFNLASAIKYLHSLNIVHRDIKPENLLVYEHQDGSKSLKLGDFGLATVVNGPLHTVCGTPTYVAPEIIAETGYGLKVDIWAAGVITYILLCGFPPFRGSGDDQEALFQQILQGLLDFPKPYWDNVSDSAKALITGMLQVEMDQRYTAMQVLDHPWVNDDGVSENDNQLSVAGKIKKHFNTGPKLSNTSAGVSVITLDQDFTQQRSGSLNHNQHPGMYWIRYGTV, from the exons ATGAATCATTCATCGACAGAAGTTGCGCGTTCAGACAGACGTCCTGCAGCCTCCGTCCCGTCCTCGCCTCAAAG gGTATTGCAGAGCTGCGCCATCATGGAGCTGGAGCACTTTGACGAGCGGGACAAAGCTCAGAGGTACACACGGAGGGGTTCCAGAGGGAATGGGCTCCCCAGCCCCACACACAGTGCTCACTGCAGCCTGTACAGAACCAGGACGTTACAAGCCCTGATCTCCGAGAAGAAGGCCAAGAAGGTCCATTTCTACCGTAATGGTGACCGGTACTTTAAAGGGATCTTGTACGCCATTTCTCAGGAGAGGTTTGGCTCCTTGGAAGCGCTACTTGCTGACCTGACAAGATCTTTGTCTGATAACGTTAACTTGCCACAAGGCGTGCGGACCATATACAGCGTTGATGGACGGACAAAGATCACTAGCATAgaccagctggtggagg GCGAGAGCTACGTCTGCGCCTCCATAGAGCCCTATAAGAGGGTGGACTACACAAAGAATGTAAATCCCAACTGGTCCGTCGGTGCCAGGATGGCCATGGCCACCCGTGACCCCTGCTCTCTCGGTAGTGCCAAATCTGTGTGCCCAGAAGGCAAAGACGGCAGAGACTTCATCAAGCCCAAACTGGTGACCATCATCCGCAGTGGAGTGAAGCCTCGCAAGGCCGTCCGGATCCTGCTCAACAAGAAGACCGCACACTCGTTCGACCAGGTCCTGACTGATATCACGGATGCCATCAAGCTGGATTCTGGAGCCGTCAAGAGGCTGTACACCATCGACGGGAAGCTG GTCACCTGTCTTCAGGACTTCTTTGCAGAAGATGATATATTCTTTGCCTGTGGACCTGAGAAGTTCCGTTATCAGGACGACTTTAACCTGGATGAAAATG AATGCAGAGTGTCAAAGTCTGCATCGTACGGCCGCCTCCCCTCTTTGCAGGGCCGTGGTTCTCCCCGAGGTGGAGGAATGTCTCGCAGGAGTAAATCGCCATCATCCACTAGTTCAG CCAATGGCACTGCAGGCAGTCAGCTGTCCACTCCTCGCTCTGGAAAGTCTCCCAGTCCATCTCCCACCAGTCCAGCCAGCCTGAGAAGACGGCGG GGATCCCAGCACAGTGGTTCTTCACTTTCTTTAGCCTCCACGAAGGTTTGCAGCTCCATGGATGAGGGCGATGGTCCCGGCAGTGAAG CGGAGCTGATGGATGagcacccccccatccccgtctCCATAGCAGAGAGGTACAAAGTTGGGAGGACTTTGGGGGACGGAAACTTTGCCGTCGTCCGAGAGTGTGTGGAGCGATCCACAGGGAGAGAATATGCTCTGAAGGTCATCAGCAAGAATAAATGCAGGGGAAAG GAGCACATGATCCAGAGTGAAGTATCCATCCTTCGACGTGTGAAACATCCCAACATTGTGCTTCTGATTGAAGAGATTGATGCTCACAATGAGCTTTACCTCATCATGGAGTTAGTAAAG GGCGGCGATCTCTTTGACGCAATCATCTCCTCTAACAAATACACAGAGCGAGacgccagctgcatgctcttCAACCTGGCCAGCGCCATCAAGTACCTGCACAGCCTCAATATTGTCCACAGAGACATAAAACCAGAAAACCTGTTG GTTTATGAGCATCAAGATGGCAGTAAATCACTGAAGCTCGGTGACTTTGGCTTGGCTACAGTGGTCAACGGGCCTCTCCATACGGTGTGTGGCACGCCCACTTATGTTGCACCAGAGATCATTGCTGAGACGGG ATATGGCCTCAAGGTTGACATCTGGGCAGCTGGTGTGATTACGTACATTCTGCTCTGTGGCTTTCCTCCGTTCCGTGG CAGCGGCGATGACCAGGAAGCGCTCTTCCAGCAGATTTTGCAGGGCCTTCTTGATTTCCCGAAACCTTACTGGGACAATGTGTCTGACAGCGCCAAG GCTCTGATCACTGGGATGCTACAGGTGGAGATGGATCAGAGATATACAGCCATGCAGGTGCTCGACCATCCATGGGTCAAT GATGATGGCGTGTCGGAAAATGACAACCAGTTATCTGTGGCTGGGAAGATCAAGAAGCACTTCAACACAGGGCCCAAGCTCAGCAATACCTCGGCAGGAGTGTCCGTCATCACG CTGGACCAGGACTTTACCCAGCAGCGGTCAGGCTCTTTGAACCACAACCAGCATCCAGGAATGTACTGGATAAGGTATGGTACAGTGTAG